Proteins from one Niallia circulans genomic window:
- a CDS encoding prolyl oligopeptidase family serine peptidase: MNKYIKSALLIVLGFVLIFSYSTGVSAAKNHKDKTSYQTVTEVKDWGTVVTKLIVNIDKNITKDSVTKDTFQVYVKRTDSRLANPLLEEGYNNVTNAYVADKNGKAVKSGKYVVLELENSPTLTISAALNYDFVTGFNNWVDFDYTIKQVKDIKSKSTKLTGLIITKNNGSQNGLVGEFSLGKHSAGGTTLSYADFEPAKDKKKNPLIIWLHGGGEGGTDATIPIAANKAVNFASEDIQSIFNGAYVLAPQAPTYWMDGLTGRADGTSKYSDALMSLIEKYVNSNRDIDKNRIYIGGASNGGYMTLLMTRDHPDYFAGAFPVCEGLNDKYISEKDIKQLAKTPTWFVTAKNDTTLLPELNTLPTYERLIAAKANDVHLTLYNDVHDTSGLYKNADGSTYQYDGHWSWIYVFNNDPVSKINGKNTTIMEWLASRTLH; encoded by the coding sequence ATGAATAAGTACATAAAATCAGCATTATTGATTGTTTTAGGCTTCGTCTTGATTTTCTCTTACAGCACAGGCGTTAGCGCAGCAAAAAATCATAAGGACAAAACATCTTATCAAACAGTTACAGAAGTGAAGGATTGGGGAACGGTTGTTACAAAACTGATTGTCAATATTGACAAAAATATTACAAAAGACAGCGTCACTAAGGATACGTTTCAAGTATATGTTAAAAGAACAGACAGCAGGCTTGCTAACCCATTGCTTGAGGAAGGCTATAATAATGTGACGAATGCATATGTTGCCGATAAAAATGGCAAGGCTGTTAAATCTGGTAAGTATGTAGTATTAGAACTGGAGAATAGCCCAACTTTAACTATCAGTGCTGCTTTAAATTATGACTTTGTAACAGGATTCAATAATTGGGTAGATTTTGACTATACCATTAAACAAGTAAAAGACATTAAATCAAAGTCAACTAAGCTAACAGGTTTAATCATTACAAAGAACAATGGTTCGCAAAATGGACTTGTTGGCGAATTTTCTTTAGGTAAGCATTCAGCTGGAGGAACTACATTATCCTATGCTGATTTCGAGCCAGCAAAGGACAAGAAAAAGAATCCGCTGATTATTTGGCTGCATGGCGGTGGTGAAGGCGGAACAGATGCAACTATTCCAATTGCTGCAAATAAAGCAGTGAATTTCGCTTCTGAAGATATCCAATCTATTTTTAACGGTGCGTATGTATTAGCTCCCCAAGCTCCAACGTATTGGATGGATGGTCTAACAGGGAGAGCTGATGGAACTTCTAAATATTCAGATGCTTTAATGTCACTTATTGAAAAATACGTGAATAGCAACCGTGATATTGATAAAAACCGTATTTACATCGGCGGTGCATCAAATGGCGGTTATATGACACTATTAATGACACGTGACCATCCTGATTACTTCGCAGGTGCCTTCCCTGTTTGTGAAGGGTTAAATGATAAATATATTTCCGAGAAGGATATTAAACAGCTTGCGAAAACTCCAACATGGTTTGTGACAGCAAAAAATGATACAACATTACTTCCAGAGTTAAACACATTGCCAACATACGAGCGTCTCATTGCTGCAAAAGCCAACGATGTTCACTTAACATTATATAATGACGTTCACGATACATCAGGGTTATACAAAAATGCGGACGGAAGTACTTATCAATACGATGGTCACTGGTCATGGATATATGTATTCAACAATGATCCTGTATCGAAAATAAACGGAAAAAATACGACTATAATGGAATGGCTTGCTTCAAGAACATTACATTAA
- a CDS encoding LacI family DNA-binding transcriptional regulator, whose protein sequence is MGVTIKDIAKLANVSHTTVSRALNGSPLIRPDTKKKILELAEQLHYVPNYSAKSLVLKKSYTIGLFFTSISNGTSSTFLANVIKGVNGEIDENYNLFVRGIDDFKEFAAINGQRFDGIVLMSQSDEDDAFIEHVKQQNIPIVVLNREIDDPSITNILSNDEAGAMEATNYLVSQGHQRIAIIEGKESFKTALKRKNGYMQALMQNNLAINKRYIVKGSYDMESGYKAMEQLLALNNRPSAVFCSNDDMAIGAINAIFASGLHVPNDISIVGFDNSAFSQYVMPKLTTVQRPIEQISQKGAKKLLELINDSNETGESVFVKTELIIRDSVISQP, encoded by the coding sequence GTGGGTGTAACAATTAAGGATATTGCCAAATTAGCTAATGTTTCCCATACAACCGTTTCAAGGGCTCTTAATGGAAGCCCTCTAATTCGGCCAGATACAAAAAAGAAAATACTGGAGCTGGCTGAACAGCTGCATTATGTGCCAAATTATAGTGCCAAAAGTCTTGTCTTGAAAAAGTCTTATACGATTGGCTTGTTTTTTACAAGCATTTCAAACGGAACTTCCTCTACTTTCCTTGCGAATGTCATCAAAGGAGTAAATGGGGAAATAGATGAGAATTACAATTTATTCGTCAGAGGCATTGACGATTTTAAGGAATTTGCTGCCATCAATGGACAAAGGTTTGATGGAATCGTTTTGATGAGTCAAAGCGATGAGGATGATGCTTTTATCGAGCATGTGAAGCAGCAAAACATCCCGATAGTTGTACTCAATCGGGAAATAGATGATCCGTCCATCACAAACATCCTTTCAAATGATGAAGCTGGTGCGATGGAGGCAACTAATTATTTGGTTAGTCAGGGTCATCAAAGAATTGCTATTATTGAAGGAAAAGAAAGCTTTAAAACAGCATTAAAAAGAAAAAATGGCTATATGCAAGCATTAATGCAAAATAATTTAGCGATAAACAAACGCTATATTGTGAAGGGCAGCTATGACATGGAAAGCGGCTATAAAGCAATGGAGCAGCTATTAGCTTTGAACAACCGTCCAAGTGCTGTATTTTGCTCTAATGATGATATGGCAATCGGCGCAATCAATGCGATTTTCGCAAGCGGTTTGCATGTACCTAACGACATCTCCATTGTCGGTTTTGACAACAGTGCTTTTAGCCAGTATGTTATGCCGAAACTTACAACTGTGCAAAGACCAATTGAACAAATCAGCCAAAAAGGCGCAAAAAAGCTGTTAGAGCTGATAAATGATTCTAATGAGACAGGTGAAAGTGTATTTGTAAAAACAGAACTAATTATTCGTGATTCGGTTATTTCACAACCATAA
- a CDS encoding tagaturonate reductase: MENRNTYPERIVQFGEGNFLRGFVDWQVDRMNKRAGFSSSVAIVQPRANGNVGMLNDQNGLYTLFLQGLKNGSAIREHTVIEAVSRGINPYTEYGEYVKLAENPELRFIVSNTTEAGIAFAPDDKLTDSPPSSFPGKLTAFLYHRYQFFNGSKEKGLVIIPCELIDQNGEELKKIVLQFSSLWNLEKGFTNWLEENNVFCSSLVDRIVPGFPKDSISEITEELGYEDRLVVVGEQYHLWVIEGPAWLKAELPVEEAGLNTLIVDDMTPYRTRKVRILNGAHTAMTPISYLCNKETVGEAMLDGQIGEFVRELITNEIIPILDLPKAELTVYADEIIDRFLNPYITHYVMDISLNSISKFKTRDLPTLLEFVDRKAELPQKLVFSLSALLFFYKGKRGDEQIILRDDDSILSFFHKQWSTVDGSLASMQAFVLNVLQEKLLWDQDLGGVAGLADTITNHLMRMEHSGMRNALQACLENARN, encoded by the coding sequence ATGGAAAACAGAAATACTTATCCAGAAAGAATTGTCCAGTTTGGTGAAGGAAACTTTTTGCGAGGCTTTGTCGACTGGCAAGTTGACAGAATGAATAAAAGGGCTGGCTTCAGCAGCAGTGTAGCGATTGTTCAGCCACGTGCAAACGGAAATGTTGGCATGCTGAATGATCAAAATGGGCTTTATACGCTGTTTCTTCAAGGTCTAAAAAATGGTAGCGCTATCAGGGAGCATACTGTGATTGAGGCGGTTTCCAGAGGAATTAATCCGTATACAGAGTATGGAGAATATGTAAAGCTTGCAGAAAATCCTGAGCTTCGTTTTATCGTATCCAACACGACTGAGGCAGGAATTGCTTTTGCACCAGATGATAAATTGACAGATTCCCCGCCAAGCAGTTTTCCAGGCAAGCTGACAGCCTTTCTTTATCATCGCTATCAGTTTTTTAATGGCAGCAAGGAGAAGGGCCTTGTTATTATTCCGTGTGAGCTGATTGACCAAAATGGAGAGGAGCTGAAAAAAATCGTCCTGCAATTTTCCTCCTTATGGAATTTAGAGAAGGGATTTACAAACTGGCTGGAAGAAAACAATGTTTTCTGTTCAAGCTTGGTGGACAGAATTGTTCCTGGCTTTCCAAAGGATTCCATTAGCGAAATAACAGAAGAGTTAGGGTACGAAGATCGCCTTGTTGTTGTTGGTGAGCAATACCATTTATGGGTTATCGAAGGACCAGCTTGGCTGAAAGCAGAGCTTCCTGTCGAAGAAGCCGGGCTTAATACACTAATTGTGGATGATATGACCCCATATCGGACGAGAAAGGTCAGAATCTTGAATGGAGCACATACAGCAATGACGCCAATTTCTTATTTATGCAATAAGGAGACAGTTGGTGAAGCAATGCTAGATGGGCAAATTGGCGAATTCGTAAGAGAGTTGATTACAAACGAAATTATTCCAATACTTGACCTTCCAAAAGCAGAACTGACAGTATATGCAGATGAAATTATTGACCGGTTCTTAAATCCGTACATTACCCATTATGTTATGGATATTTCTTTAAATTCCATCTCAAAATTCAAAACAAGGGATTTGCCGACATTGCTGGAGTTTGTTGACAGAAAAGCAGAGCTTCCGCAGAAGCTAGTATTTTCCTTAAGTGCGCTGCTTTTCTTTTATAAAGGTAAACGAGGTGATGAACAAATAATACTGCGTGATGATGATTCTATTCTTTCCTTCTTTCATAAGCAATGGAGCACGGTGGATGGGTCTCTGGCTTCTATGCAAGCTTTTGTACTGAACGTATTGCAGGAGAAACTGTTATGGGACCAGGATTTAGGCGGGGTAGCAGGCCTTGCTGATACAATTACCAATCATTTAATGAGAATGGAGCATTCAGGCATGAGAAATGCACTTCAAGCATGCTTGGAAAATGCTCGCAACTAA
- a CDS encoding UxaA family hydrolase, translating into MREFIKINQKDNVIVALKNLQAGTKLLVEDKELELKEDIARGHKIATTAILKNSDIIKYGFPIGHATTDLQAGAWVHTQNTKTNLSGIEEYSYLPQVSYIPAKNEKRTFKGYRRKNGNVGIRNELFIVPTVGCVNGIADLIVKEFIREVEDIAPFENIQVIKHNYGCSQLGDDHEYTKTILGNAATHPNAGGVLVLGLGCENNIIEDFKESLGSIDESRVKFLSSQSVSNEIDAGVMLLKEIYTNAKNDVREDVPLSELKVGLKCGGSDGFSGITANPLLGRFSDFLIAQGGTTVLTEVPEMFGAEKILMERAETEEVFHKTVALINDFKEYFLRYNQPVYENPSPGNKLGGITTLEDKSLGCTQKAGSAAVVDVLKYGEKLAKGGLNLLSAPGNDLVATSALGAAGCQLVLFTTGRGTPFGSFVPTIKVSTNTPLYQEKSHWIDFNAGSLLENVEEEAVLQEFIHYIITVASGQLVNHEKNEFREIAIFKDGVTL; encoded by the coding sequence ATGCGTGAATTTATAAAGATTAACCAAAAGGACAATGTAATTGTCGCTTTAAAGAATTTGCAAGCAGGTACGAAGCTTTTGGTTGAGGATAAGGAGCTTGAATTGAAGGAGGATATTGCGAGAGGCCATAAAATCGCCACTACAGCGATTTTGAAAAACAGCGATATTATTAAGTATGGATTTCCTATCGGACATGCGACAACAGATTTACAAGCTGGTGCTTGGGTGCATACACAAAATACGAAAACAAATCTTTCTGGAATCGAGGAATACAGTTATTTACCGCAAGTAAGTTATATCCCTGCTAAAAACGAGAAACGCACATTCAAAGGATACAGAAGAAAAAATGGCAATGTCGGCATTCGAAATGAATTATTTATCGTACCAACAGTCGGCTGTGTGAACGGGATAGCTGATTTAATCGTGAAGGAATTTATTCGTGAGGTCGAAGATATTGCACCATTTGAAAACATTCAAGTTATTAAGCATAACTATGGCTGCTCCCAATTAGGTGACGATCATGAGTATACAAAAACAATCCTTGGAAATGCGGCAACACATCCGAATGCGGGCGGAGTATTAGTGTTAGGCTTAGGCTGTGAGAATAATATAATTGAAGACTTTAAGGAATCACTCGGAAGTATTGATGAAAGCAGGGTGAAGTTTCTATCCTCCCAGTCAGTGTCTAATGAAATAGATGCAGGAGTTATGCTCTTGAAAGAAATTTATACAAATGCAAAAAATGATGTGCGAGAGGACGTTCCTTTATCTGAGTTAAAGGTTGGGTTGAAGTGCGGAGGTTCGGACGGATTTTCGGGCATAACAGCGAACCCTCTGTTAGGACGTTTTTCCGATTTTCTGATTGCACAGGGCGGGACGACTGTGTTGACAGAAGTACCTGAAATGTTTGGCGCAGAAAAAATTTTAATGGAGCGTGCAGAAACAGAAGAGGTATTTCATAAGACAGTAGCATTAATCAACGACTTTAAAGAATACTTCCTGCGCTATAACCAGCCTGTTTATGAGAACCCTTCTCCTGGTAACAAGCTTGGCGGAATAACTACACTTGAAGATAAGTCACTTGGCTGCACACAAAAAGCAGGCAGTGCTGCTGTTGTGGATGTCTTGAAATATGGGGAAAAACTCGCCAAAGGTGGCTTGAATCTTTTAAGTGCACCAGGCAACGATCTTGTGGCAACATCTGCATTAGGCGCTGCAGGCTGCCAGCTTGTTTTATTTACAACAGGAAGAGGCACTCCGTTTGGCAGCTTTGTGCCAACAATTAAAGTATCAACCAACACACCGCTCTATCAAGAAAAATCCCACTGGATTGATTTCAATGCAGGCAGCCTTCTTGAGAATGTAGAGGAAGAAGCTGTCTTGCAAGAATTTATTCATTACATCATTACTGTTGCGAGCGGTCAGCTTGTTAATCATGAGAAGAATGAGTTTAGAGAGATTGCTATCTTTAAAGATGGTGTTACCCTATAG
- a CDS encoding MFS transporter produces MARKIGLTHQLAYGSGNLLGSGALAISGAWLMYFLTTFCGLSAVQAASIFSIASIVDAISNPIMGFITDNFHKTKLGRKFGRRRFFILLGIPLMLVYPMIWVEGPGYWYYLSTYILFELIYTGIMVPYETIATEMTDSFSMRTKLTGYKAIFGKIAGFLAAFIPGRFIAEYGQDVATPFLYTGIVYGVIMMLAMIALYLFSWERPIESIKNEESGGNLFESLKKLVVDMLSTFKIRTFRHHLGMYLFGFGAEWLFASMFTYFIIFGLGHSSEVVSNLNSMNSILQLISTAIFIGICLKFGFAKPYRMALTVVIMTVIGYAALYFTGSSNLMILIIVITAIFGFGTGGVYYIPWTVYTFLADVDELVTGRRREGIYAGTMTFAGKLVRAVIVFLIGWILEQFGFVSGKAVQPESAVNAIVWVLAVGVIGLALIAIFVTYKMKLDSKTHAMIIKEIERINNGGSKLEVDKETKEVVEYLTGFKYEECFGNNTLGYQARKTV; encoded by the coding sequence ATGGCTAGAAAAATAGGTTTGACACATCAACTTGCATATGGAAGCGGCAATTTATTAGGAAGTGGGGCATTAGCGATCAGCGGCGCCTGGCTGATGTACTTTTTAACAACCTTTTGTGGGTTGTCTGCTGTTCAAGCTGCTTCTATCTTTTCGATTGCAAGTATTGTGGATGCGATAAGCAACCCTATTATGGGATTTATTACAGATAACTTCCACAAAACAAAATTAGGCAGAAAATTTGGCAGGAGAAGATTTTTTATTTTACTCGGTATCCCCCTTATGCTTGTCTATCCAATGATTTGGGTTGAAGGACCTGGTTACTGGTATTATCTATCAACCTATATTTTATTTGAACTGATTTATACTGGAATCATGGTTCCTTATGAAACGATAGCGACCGAGATGACAGACAGTTTCAGTATGCGGACAAAGCTGACAGGATACAAGGCTATTTTTGGTAAAATTGCAGGATTCTTGGCTGCATTTATTCCTGGCCGATTTATTGCTGAATACGGACAAGATGTTGCCACACCATTTCTGTACACAGGAATAGTGTATGGAGTCATCATGATGCTAGCCATGATAGCGCTATATCTCTTCTCATGGGAAAGACCGATTGAAAGTATTAAGAATGAGGAAAGCGGAGGCAATCTTTTTGAATCCTTGAAAAAGCTTGTGGTTGATATGCTGTCTACATTCAAAATAAGAACATTTCGTCATCATTTAGGCATGTACTTGTTTGGATTTGGAGCTGAGTGGCTGTTCGCTTCCATGTTCACCTATTTTATTATTTTTGGTTTAGGTCACAGCTCAGAAGTCGTATCAAATCTCAACAGCATGAATTCCATTCTCCAATTGATTTCCACTGCCATCTTTATTGGAATATGCTTAAAGTTTGGATTTGCCAAGCCTTACAGAATGGCATTAACGGTTGTTATCATGACGGTCATTGGCTATGCAGCATTATATTTCACTGGATCATCCAATTTAATGATATTAATAATCGTCATAACCGCTATATTTGGATTTGGAACAGGCGGGGTTTACTATATTCCATGGACAGTTTATACCTTCCTCGCAGATGTAGATGAGCTTGTTACAGGGAGAAGACGAGAAGGAATTTATGCCGGAACAATGACGTTTGCAGGAAAGCTTGTACGTGCAGTTATCGTTTTCCTGATAGGGTGGATTTTAGAACAGTTCGGTTTTGTGTCTGGTAAAGCAGTTCAGCCTGAATCGGCTGTAAATGCAATAGTCTGGGTTTTAGCAGTCGGCGTAATTGGTTTGGCGTTAATTGCTATCTTTGTAACCTATAAGATGAAGCTCGACAGCAAAACACATGCGATGATAATTAAAGAAATTGAACGTATTAACAATGGTGGCTCGAAACTGGAAGTTGACAAGGAAACGAAGGAAGTTGTGGAATATCTTACAGGCTTTAAGTATGAAGAGTGTTTTGGCAATAATACGCTCGGATACCAAGCGCGCAAAACAGTTTAG
- a CDS encoding glycoside hydrolase family 88/105 protein: MEKVFDKKQTYNNWGAKAAKSLMERKPNINPRMRWEYEDGVVLEGMYLLWKQSGDREYLDYIKQNLDLFVDGVGNIPKYSLQEFNIDHVNNGKILIDLYNETKDERYKKAADLLREQLRRHPRTKEGSFWHKQIYPYQVWLDGLYMGSVFYGKYIHTFSEEENWDDVINQFLLCEKNTRDDKTGLLHHAYDETREQPWADKETGLSQHFWGRSVGWFAMALVDVLDYLDGNDQKQRLIVMLKDVLDAVMKFQDKETALWYQILDQGTRKGNYLESSCSCMFLYAIAKGVRKGYLDEEWYEIAEKIYEGVLDEFITETKEGYINVNKICYVGGLGGANKRDGSFSYYISEPIVTNDHKGFGPFILASAEMEGLNKGRR; encoded by the coding sequence TTGGAAAAAGTGTTTGACAAGAAGCAGACGTATAACAACTGGGGAGCAAAAGCTGCCAAAAGTCTGATGGAGCGAAAGCCGAATATCAATCCGAGGATGAGATGGGAATATGAGGATGGCGTTGTGCTTGAAGGTATGTACCTATTATGGAAGCAGTCTGGTGACAGGGAGTATTTGGACTATATTAAACAAAATCTAGATTTATTCGTTGACGGAGTTGGCAATATCCCGAAGTATAGCCTCCAGGAATTTAATATTGATCATGTGAATAACGGCAAAATTTTAATTGACCTGTATAACGAAACAAAGGATGAAAGATATAAAAAGGCTGCTGATCTGTTGAGGGAACAGCTGCGACGTCACCCTCGCACAAAGGAAGGATCGTTTTGGCATAAACAAATTTATCCATACCAAGTATGGCTTGACGGTTTGTATATGGGGTCTGTGTTTTACGGTAAGTACATCCATACCTTTAGCGAAGAGGAGAATTGGGATGACGTAATCAATCAATTTCTGCTGTGTGAAAAGAATACTAGGGATGATAAAACGGGTTTATTACATCATGCCTATGATGAAACGAGAGAGCAGCCATGGGCTGACAAGGAAACAGGACTTTCCCAGCATTTTTGGGGACGCTCCGTTGGTTGGTTTGCGATGGCACTTGTTGATGTTCTCGACTATTTGGATGGAAACGACCAGAAACAAAGATTAATTGTTATGCTAAAGGATGTTCTTGATGCAGTTATGAAATTCCAGGATAAAGAGACGGCACTATGGTATCAAATTCTTGACCAAGGTACGAGAAAAGGAAATTATCTTGAATCTTCCTGTAGCTGCATGTTTCTCTATGCCATTGCCAAAGGCGTGCGCAAAGGCTATTTAGACGAAGAATGGTATGAGATTGCTGAAAAAATATACGAAGGCGTCCTTGATGAATTCATTACAGAGACAAAGGAAGGCTATATCAATGTTAATAAAATCTGCTATGTCGGCGGACTTGGCGGTGCAAATAAGCGGGATGGCTCCTTCTCTTATTATATCAGTGAGCCAATTGTAACAAATGACCATAAGGGCTTTGGACCATTTATTTTGGCAAGTGCAGAAATGGAAGGGCTTAATAAAGGAAGAAGGTAG
- the uxaC gene encoding glucuronate isomerase → MKRFMDEETFLLNNETAKLLYHDYASNLPIIDYHCHLDPQAIAEDKGFESITEIWLGGDHYKWRAMRTFGIKEELITGNSTDEEKFQAWAKTLPYTIGNPLLHWSAMELKKYFGVEQQLSSDNWLDIYDACNSQLKSEGFHVKKLITDSNVEWICTTDDPTDALQHHQAIAGSSFSTSVTPTFRPDRLLKIDKEDFLDYMQHLGKAVGFSVDSFPLLVDAIMKRMDYFHANGCFISDHAFTSIPFARATDKELSAIFTKRLANIMLSDHEVEQYQTELLLLLGRKYAELGWTMQLHIGAARDPNTKMQQKLGSDSGFDFIGDWNYGEKLALFMNVLEYEDMLPRTIFYNLNAVHNDVLATLAGSFQKEGIKGKVQFGTAWWFNDQKDGMEKQLSSLSNFGLLSTFVGMLTDSRSFLSYPRHEYFRRILCNLIGTWVEAGEAPNDIKLLGKIVQDISYNNAFEYFRLGERK, encoded by the coding sequence ATGAAGCGATTTATGGATGAAGAAACGTTTCTGTTAAACAATGAAACTGCTAAACTGCTTTATCATGACTATGCAAGCAATCTTCCCATTATAGATTATCACTGCCATTTGGACCCGCAAGCAATCGCTGAAGATAAAGGCTTTGAGAGTATAACAGAAATTTGGCTTGGTGGTGACCATTACAAATGGCGGGCAATGCGTACTTTCGGAATAAAAGAAGAATTGATAACAGGAAATAGCACAGATGAAGAAAAGTTCCAAGCATGGGCGAAGACACTTCCATATACAATTGGTAATCCGCTGCTCCATTGGTCTGCGATGGAACTGAAAAAATACTTTGGTGTGGAACAACAGCTTTCAAGTGACAATTGGCTGGACATTTATGATGCTTGTAACAGTCAACTCAAAAGCGAAGGCTTCCATGTTAAAAAGCTCATAACGGATTCAAATGTAGAGTGGATTTGTACAACAGATGACCCAACAGATGCATTGCAACATCATCAAGCTATTGCTGGCAGTTCTTTTTCTACATCTGTTACCCCAACGTTTAGGCCGGATCGGTTGTTAAAAATCGACAAAGAAGACTTCCTCGACTATATGCAGCATTTAGGGAAAGCAGTGGGCTTTTCGGTTGACAGCTTTCCGCTGCTAGTCGATGCAATAATGAAGCGGATGGATTATTTTCATGCAAACGGCTGCTTTATTTCTGATCATGCCTTTACAAGCATTCCCTTTGCAAGAGCAACAGACAAAGAGCTGTCTGCCATATTTACAAAAAGACTTGCAAATATTATGCTGTCAGACCATGAAGTGGAGCAATATCAGACAGAGCTGCTGCTTTTACTTGGAAGGAAATATGCAGAGCTAGGCTGGACAATGCAGCTCCATATAGGTGCGGCAAGAGATCCTAATACAAAAATGCAGCAAAAACTCGGATCAGATTCTGGCTTTGACTTTATTGGTGACTGGAACTATGGAGAGAAGCTTGCCTTGTTTATGAATGTGCTGGAATATGAGGATATGCTTCCAAGAACAATTTTTTATAATTTAAATGCAGTACATAATGATGTGCTGGCAACATTGGCAGGTTCTTTTCAGAAGGAAGGAATCAAAGGGAAGGTTCAGTTTGGAACTGCCTGGTGGTTTAATGATCAGAAGGACGGTATGGAGAAACAGCTTAGCTCCCTTTCTAATTTTGGGCTGCTTAGCACATTCGTCGGTATGCTGACAGATTCCCGCTCCTTCCTGTCCTACCCAAGACACGAATATTTCAGGCGTATTTTATGTAATCTTATCGGCACATGGGTGGAAGCAGGGGAAGCACCTAATGATATTAAGCTGCTCGGAAAAATAGTGCAAGATATTTCTTATAACAATGCATTCGAATACTTTAGGCTAGGCGAGAGAAAATAG
- a CDS encoding IclR family transcriptional regulator produces MEKQLYGTVLLKADRILAYLADCQEPQALYTIAKETELTNSTALKILETLNYIGYVQKDTELKKFSLGPTIIKYANRAIQHLDIKEIAQPHLEALQAETGETVHLGIQDKTNIVYIAKIESKNPICLYSKVGKSIPIYCSAMGKAVLAERGDDEVESYLDNNELVKMTENTITTKAGFRKEIASIRSLGYASDNCEHEEEVFCIGASISINEKNYGAISVSTPKYRVSEEFEQKVIKAVQSCQAKIKKDIIASL; encoded by the coding sequence ATGGAAAAACAACTTTATGGAACTGTTTTGCTGAAAGCAGACAGAATATTAGCCTATTTGGCAGACTGCCAAGAGCCGCAAGCATTGTACACAATCGCGAAAGAAACAGAATTAACGAATTCTACCGCGTTAAAGATACTGGAAACACTTAATTACATTGGCTACGTTCAAAAAGACACAGAATTAAAAAAATTCTCGCTTGGTCCGACAATAATTAAATATGCCAATAGAGCCATTCAGCATCTTGATATAAAAGAGATTGCCCAGCCTCATCTGGAAGCATTACAAGCAGAAACAGGCGAAACCGTTCACCTTGGCATCCAGGATAAAACAAATATCGTGTATATTGCCAAAATAGAAAGTAAAAACCCGATTTGTCTTTATTCAAAAGTAGGCAAAAGCATTCCGATTTATTGTTCTGCAATGGGAAAAGCGGTCCTTGCTGAACGAGGCGATGACGAAGTCGAATCATACCTCGATAATAATGAATTGGTTAAAATGACAGAAAACACTATTACAACAAAAGCCGGCTTTCGCAAGGAAATTGCCAGCATCAGAAGCCTTGGTTATGCCAGTGACAATTGTGAACATGAAGAGGAAGTATTTTGTATCGGTGCCTCCATATCAATCAATGAAAAAAACTATGGTGCCATTAGTGTCAGTACACCAAAATACAGAGTATCCGAGGAGTTTGAGCAAAAGGTGATTAAAGCTGTTCAAAGCTGCCAAGCAAAGATAAAAAAAGATATTATTGCTTCCTTATAA